In Lewinellaceae bacterium, a single window of DNA contains:
- a CDS encoding putative DNA binding domain-containing protein encodes MDSQKLLSLIAGGENQKVEFKNNFGREAIEALVAFANTGGGTVCVGVSDQGAITGVNISPESLQNWLNEIKTKTSPLLIPEAEVAEIESKKVVVLSIQEHPIKPVAVRGKYFKRIANSNHLLSTSEVVNMHLQSFNTSWDYHINPQLQIDDISLEKVQAAIDSFNLRENRITEDPLTFLVKNDLIRNGEVTNAAYLLFKKEDSVISTIELGRFQSDILIKDTARTKADLLTEVEEVAAFVRKHINQAIVVTGEAKNTQLWQYPLDAIREIVLNMIIHRDYRSSSDSIVKIFNHKIEFYNPGRLPENITVEDLLNNNYRSTPRNKLIADFCKSLGLIEKYESGTRRILHALQQAGLPMPTFQNIADGFMVTIYDAEYAAEEGGREEETAQTGKMPFLKSLKSLFASLA; translated from the coding sequence ATGGACAGCCAAAAGCTCTTATCGCTCATAGCCGGAGGGGAAAACCAAAAGGTCGAATTTAAAAACAACTTCGGCAGGGAGGCCATCGAGGCACTGGTAGCTTTTGCCAATACCGGCGGCGGAACAGTATGCGTCGGGGTTTCCGATCAGGGCGCCATTACCGGGGTAAACATCAGCCCGGAATCCCTCCAAAACTGGCTCAACGAGATCAAGACGAAGACCTCTCCCCTACTCATCCCCGAAGCCGAAGTGGCCGAGATCGAATCGAAAAAAGTAGTAGTGCTTTCCATCCAGGAACATCCCATCAAGCCCGTTGCGGTGCGGGGGAAGTATTTCAAACGAATTGCCAATTCCAACCACCTGCTCAGTACTTCCGAGGTGGTCAATATGCACCTGCAGTCGTTCAATACCAGTTGGGACTACCACATCAACCCCCAACTCCAGATCGACGACATTTCCCTGGAAAAAGTGCAGGCTGCCATCGATAGCTTCAACCTCCGGGAAAACCGGATCACCGAAGACCCGCTGACCTTTCTGGTCAAAAACGACCTGATCCGGAATGGCGAAGTGACGAATGCAGCCTACTTGCTATTTAAAAAGGAGGATTCCGTTATTTCCACCATTGAGCTGGGCCGGTTCCAATCCGATATCCTTATCAAAGACACCGCCCGAACCAAGGCCGACCTGCTCACTGAGGTGGAAGAGGTGGCCGCATTTGTCCGGAAACACATCAACCAGGCAATCGTCGTCACCGGCGAAGCGAAAAACACCCAGCTCTGGCAATATCCGCTCGACGCCATTCGCGAAATCGTCCTGAACATGATCATACACCGGGATTACCGGTCGTCTTCCGATTCTATCGTGAAAATTTTCAACCACAAGATCGAATTCTACAACCCCGGCCGGCTGCCGGAAAACATAACCGTAGAGGATCTGCTGAATAACAACTACCGATCCACGCCGCGCAACAAGCTCATTGCGGATTTCTGCAAATCGCTCGGCCTGATCGAAAAATACGAATCCGGCACCCGCCGTATCCTTCATGCCCTGCAGCAGGCAGGCCTGCCCATGCCCACATTCCAGAACATTGCCGATGGGTTTATGGTCACCATTTACGATGCGGAATATGCGGCTGAAGAGGGAGGCAGGGAAGAGGAAACTGCCCAAACCGGCAAAATGCCCTTCCTGAAATCGTTGAAGAGCTTGTTCGCATCTTTGGCATGA
- a CDS encoding DUF433 domain-containing protein yields the protein MTKLEKTSALIAEMTTEEKAQLLAELLQYFYFPATGITHTPGVSGGRACIRDTRIPVWTIVEAKQMGATDIELLQSFQGLTAEDITNAMRYYQEHKEEVEADITDQNNDE from the coding sequence ATGACCAAACTGGAAAAAACAAGTGCGCTGATCGCTGAAATGACCACAGAGGAAAAAGCACAGCTCCTGGCGGAACTGCTGCAATACTTCTATTTTCCGGCAACCGGGATTACGCACACACCTGGTGTCAGTGGTGGACGGGCATGCATCCGCGATACCAGAATTCCAGTATGGACCATCGTGGAAGCTAAACAAATGGGGGCTACAGATATCGAATTGCTGCAATCCTTTCAGGGACTGACAGCAGAAGACATCACCAATGCAATGCGCTATTACCAAGAGCATAAGGAGGAGGTCGAGGCAGATATTACGGATCAAAACAATGACGAATAA
- a CDS encoding DUF5615 family PIN-like protein, with the protein MHLLLADENFSIEVSRLLGKFGYDVVTLQDLNLAGIKYPDEKVLEKAKESGRCVLTFNRKDFIRLHKKGIPHTGIVVCTYNRDQEQLAKKIHSAISDYDSLHDQLVRIYRD; encoded by the coding sequence ATGCATCTCCTGCTGGCAGATGAAAATTTCAGCATTGAAGTGAGTAGATTACTTGGTAAATTTGGGTATGATGTGGTTACGTTACAAGACCTAAACCTCGCCGGTATCAAGTATCCAGATGAAAAGGTACTCGAAAAAGCAAAAGAATCAGGCCGGTGTGTTTTAACCTTCAATCGAAAAGACTTCATCAGACTGCATAAGAAAGGAATCCCCCATACCGGAATTGTCGTCTGTACTTATAACCGGGACCAAGAACAACTGGCAAAAAAAATCCATTCAGCCATAAGCGATTACGACAGCCTGCACGATCAATTGGTCCGTATTTATCGGGATTAG
- a CDS encoding polysaccharide biosynthesis/export family protein, producing the protein MELKIQPEDLLRITVHSFDPLAAAPFNIEPEGQNNMQMAVQGGQGGSNSLELFMGYFVDQEGAIDFPVLGRIEVAGLTLEQAKFKIYGLLQPYLRDAVVNMRFLNFKITVLGEVNAPGTVRLTNKRVTLLEAIGMAGDLSDYANRTNVLVIREQAGSRQYARLDLQSADIFSSPYFYLQQNDVVYVEPIKARVATVADPAQRIIGYASAGLSIVTLIIALRR; encoded by the coding sequence ATGGAGCTGAAGATACAGCCGGAAGACCTGCTGCGCATCACCGTGCACAGCTTCGACCCGCTGGCGGCGGCGCCGTTCAACATCGAACCGGAAGGGCAGAACAACATGCAGATGGCCGTTCAGGGCGGCCAGGGCGGCTCCAACAGCCTGGAACTGTTCATGGGTTATTTTGTCGACCAGGAGGGCGCCATCGACTTCCCGGTGCTGGGCCGCATCGAGGTGGCGGGGCTGACCCTGGAACAGGCCAAGTTCAAAATATACGGCCTGCTGCAGCCCTACCTCAGGGACGCCGTGGTCAACATGCGCTTCCTCAATTTCAAAATAACGGTGCTGGGCGAGGTGAACGCCCCCGGCACGGTGCGCCTGACCAACAAACGGGTCACCCTGCTGGAGGCCATCGGCATGGCGGGCGACTTGTCGGACTACGCCAACCGCACCAACGTGCTGGTCATCCGCGAGCAAGCGGGCAGCCGCCAGTACGCCCGCCTCGACCTGCAATCGGCGGACATCTTTTCTTCGCCGTACTTCTACCTGCAGCAGAACGACGTGGTGTACGTAGAACCGATCAAAGCCAGAGTGGCGACGGTGGCGGACCCCGCGCAGCGGATCATTGGGTACGCGTCGGCGGGGTTGTCGATTGTGACGTTGATTATTGCGTTGAGGAGGTAG
- a CDS encoding polysaccharide biosynthesis tyrosine autokinase, which translates to MNNDILNNANHTENADGGSIDIQELFFLLLRNWYWFALGLIIAYSAAWLKLRYAVPVYSVRSTLLIKDQATSGGISEDAIMQELGLTSGRANITNEIELLKSRSLMEKVVDSLDLHIAYILEGRIKDAEMYSSSPIRLSLLSPIQDAAGKVLRIRPLDEGRFSLLRSESDTMVCRYDIPFTVDKSTFLIEKVREYPPASIMRIAIRWPSGVAQQYANGLNIQALNRSNVLNIALNDPVPAKAIDVINTLVEVYNRSYLEDKNQAGKNTLDFIDERLSFITKELFQVEQDVEGFKRRKDISIGLSDQASRILDQLGEQDQRLAALELSANLLDEVEAFFSADSNQYQLLPVASEILSPPLVALISKYNEAVLNQEKLLSTATPGNPALARVQDEIGQLKGNIMLNVRTTKRELKEKQRQIEARQAPIAARIQTIPTSERELLQIMRQQQIKETLFLFLLQKREETALSLSAQVPNSRVIDSATAGGAISPNRRRIFTVAILLGLLIPGGIVFLREQLDNKIYSEKDIRALTQAPFIGTIGFSKSKENIIIKKGSRSAIAEMFRLLRTNLKFIIGADEMPRILITSGVSGEGKTFVTVNLGMTYALSGKRTLLIGLDLRKPKLSRYLTGKPSSVGITNYLVGSAGYEAIVQPTDTENLYLIGSGPIPPNPAELLMNDKMPELFRRLREDFDCILIDSSPVGLVADSLLLAPFVNTTLLVTRFSRTPKGSLKVMDEIYRDKKLPHPVVLLNGVKASRGYGYGYGGYGGYGGYGTGYGYGYYEEDKKRKGWRRFFKFQG; encoded by the coding sequence TTGAACAACGACATCCTCAATAACGCCAACCATACCGAAAACGCCGACGGCGGGTCCATTGACATCCAGGAACTGTTCTTCCTCCTGCTGCGCAACTGGTATTGGTTTGCCCTCGGCCTGATCATCGCTTACTCAGCAGCCTGGCTGAAGCTGCGTTACGCCGTGCCCGTATACAGCGTGCGGAGCACCCTGTTAATCAAAGACCAGGCCACCAGCGGCGGCATCTCGGAAGATGCCATTATGCAGGAGTTGGGGCTAACCAGCGGCAGGGCCAACATCACCAACGAAATAGAACTGCTCAAATCCCGCAGCCTCATGGAAAAGGTGGTGGATTCGCTGGACCTGCACATTGCCTACATCCTGGAAGGAAGGATCAAGGACGCGGAAATGTACTCCAGCTCCCCAATCCGCCTCTCTCTGCTGAGCCCCATACAAGACGCCGCAGGCAAGGTCCTCCGCATCCGGCCACTGGATGAAGGGCGTTTCTCCCTGCTCCGCTCCGAGAGCGATACCATGGTTTGCCGCTACGACATACCATTTACAGTTGACAAAAGCACCTTCCTGATCGAAAAGGTCCGGGAGTATCCGCCTGCCAGCATCATGCGCATCGCCATACGCTGGCCCAGCGGGGTAGCCCAACAGTACGCCAACGGGCTGAACATCCAGGCCCTCAACCGCTCCAACGTATTGAATATCGCACTAAACGACCCCGTGCCCGCCAAGGCTATCGACGTGATCAACACCCTGGTGGAGGTGTACAACCGAAGCTACCTGGAAGACAAAAACCAGGCCGGCAAAAATACGCTGGACTTCATCGACGAACGCCTGTCCTTCATCACCAAAGAACTCTTTCAGGTAGAGCAGGACGTGGAAGGCTTCAAACGCCGAAAAGACATTTCCATCGGCCTGTCCGACCAGGCCAGCCGCATACTGGACCAGCTGGGCGAGCAGGACCAACGGCTGGCAGCGCTGGAACTGAGCGCCAATCTGCTCGACGAGGTCGAAGCCTTCTTCAGCGCCGACAGCAACCAATACCAACTGTTGCCAGTGGCCTCCGAAATCCTTAGCCCTCCCCTTGTAGCCTTGATCAGCAAGTACAACGAGGCCGTGCTCAACCAGGAAAAGCTGCTCTCCACCGCCACGCCGGGCAACCCCGCCCTGGCGCGGGTGCAGGACGAGATCGGCCAACTGAAGGGCAACATCATGCTCAACGTGCGCACCACCAAAAGGGAACTGAAAGAAAAACAACGGCAGATCGAAGCCCGTCAAGCCCCCATCGCGGCCCGCATTCAGACCATCCCTACCAGCGAACGGGAACTGCTGCAGATCATGCGGCAGCAGCAGATCAAAGAAACCCTCTTCCTCTTCCTGCTGCAAAAACGGGAAGAAACCGCCCTCTCCCTATCCGCCCAGGTGCCCAACTCGCGGGTCATCGACTCGGCCACCGCCGGCGGGGCCATTTCCCCCAACCGCCGCCGCATCTTCACGGTAGCTATCCTGCTGGGGCTGCTGATACCGGGCGGCATCGTCTTCCTCCGGGAGCAGCTGGACAATAAAATCTACTCCGAAAAAGACATCCGCGCCCTGACCCAGGCGCCCTTCATCGGCACCATAGGCTTTTCCAAGAGCAAGGAAAACATCATCATCAAAAAGGGCAGCCGTTCGGCCATCGCCGAGATGTTCCGCCTGCTGCGCACCAACCTCAAGTTCATCATCGGCGCCGATGAGATGCCCCGCATCCTGATCACCTCCGGCGTCAGCGGAGAGGGCAAAACCTTCGTGACCGTCAACCTGGGCATGACCTACGCCCTGTCCGGCAAACGCACCCTGCTCATCGGGCTGGACCTGCGCAAGCCCAAGCTGTCCCGCTACCTGACCGGGAAGCCCAGCAGCGTTGGCATCACCAACTATCTGGTGGGCAGCGCCGGCTACGAGGCCATTGTTCAACCCACCGATACTGAAAACCTGTACTTAATCGGCAGCGGCCCCATCCCGCCCAACCCGGCGGAATTGCTGATGAACGATAAAATGCCGGAACTCTTCCGCCGCCTGCGGGAAGACTTCGACTGCATCCTCATCGACTCCTCCCCCGTCGGCCTGGTGGCGGACAGCCTGCTGCTGGCGCCTTTTGTCAACACTACCCTCCTTGTCACCCGCTTCAGCCGCACGCCTAAAGGCTCCCTGAAAGTGATGGATGAAATCTACCGGGACAAAAAACTGCCTCACCCGGTGGTGCTGCTCAACGGGGTGAAAGCATCCAGGGGTTACGGCTATGGGTACGGGGGATACGGCGGGTACGGAGGATATGGGACCGGCTATGGGTATGGGTATTATGAGGAGGATAAGAAGCGGAAGGGGTGGCGGAGGTTTTTTAAGTTTCAAGGATAA
- a CDS encoding Gfo/Idh/MocA family oxidoreductase translates to MKNFALIGAAGFVAPRHMRAIKDTGNRLLAALDKFDSVGIIDSYFPEADFFVEFERFDRHIEKLRRRGTQLDYLSVCSPNYLHDAHIRFGLRVGADVICEKPVVLNPWNIDALAEIEKETGKNAYNILQLRLHPSVIELKKKIEAGPKDKIYDVDLTYLTSRGHWYYTSWKGDQEKSGGIATNIGVHFYDMLIWIFGAVKENVVHIHTHDRAAGYLELERARVRWFLSINYDVIPEAVKATGARTYRSLEVEGQEFEFSDGFADLHTRSYEEILAGNGFRLEEARGAIAVVHDIRNARPAGLKGEYHPLAGAPLARHPFEGKLERRKVEG, encoded by the coding sequence ATGAAAAACTTCGCCCTCATCGGCGCCGCCGGCTTCGTCGCCCCCCGCCACATGCGCGCCATCAAAGACACCGGCAACCGCCTGCTGGCCGCCCTCGATAAATTCGACTCGGTCGGCATCATCGACAGCTATTTTCCGGAAGCGGATTTCTTCGTGGAATTCGAGCGCTTCGACCGCCACATCGAAAAGCTGCGGCGGCGGGGCACCCAACTGGACTACCTCAGCGTCTGCTCGCCCAACTACCTGCACGACGCCCACATCCGCTTCGGCCTGCGGGTCGGCGCCGACGTGATCTGCGAAAAACCGGTGGTGCTCAACCCCTGGAACATCGACGCGCTGGCGGAAATAGAAAAGGAAACGGGAAAGAACGCCTACAACATCCTGCAGCTGCGGCTGCATCCCAGCGTGATCGAACTCAAGAAAAAGATTGAGGCCGGCCCCAAAGACAAAATCTACGACGTCGACCTGACCTACCTCACCTCCCGCGGCCACTGGTACTACACCAGTTGGAAAGGAGACCAGGAAAAATCGGGCGGCATCGCCACCAACATCGGGGTGCACTTCTACGATATGCTGATCTGGATTTTCGGAGCGGTGAAGGAAAATGTCGTCCACATCCATACCCACGACCGGGCCGCCGGCTACCTCGAACTGGAACGGGCCCGCGTACGCTGGTTCCTCAGCATCAATTACGACGTCATCCCGGAAGCGGTCAAAGCCACCGGCGCCAGAACCTACCGCTCCCTGGAGGTCGAAGGGCAGGAATTCGAATTCAGCGACGGCTTTGCGGACCTGCATACCCGGAGCTATGAGGAAATCCTGGCCGGCAATGGGTTCCGGCTGGAAGAAGCCCGCGGCGCCATTGCCGTGGTTCATGATATTCGGAATGCCCGGCCGGCGGGGCTGAAAGGGGAATATCATCCGCTGGCGGGGGCGCCGTTGGCGCGGCATCCGTTTGAGGGGAAGCTGGAAAGGAGAAAGGTTGAAGGTTAA
- a CDS encoding putative toxin-antitoxin system toxin component, PIN family yields the protein MLRAVLDTNVLLVSISDRSRLHWIFKKLLDGEYEICVTTDILAEYAEIIEKHMGVEASESTMGVLENLPNTIFTTSYFRFHLLKDEDDNKFVDCAIAANADFIVTHDKDFKILEKIEFPKVKVIDTEAFFSAVE from the coding sequence ATGCTTCGCGCCGTATTGGACACCAACGTCCTACTAGTTTCTATCTCAGACCGTTCCCGCCTTCACTGGATATTCAAAAAGTTGCTGGATGGAGAATATGAGATTTGCGTAACTACTGATATCCTGGCGGAGTACGCTGAAATCATTGAAAAACACATGGGGGTAGAGGCCAGCGAATCAACCATGGGCGTACTTGAGAACCTTCCAAACACCATCTTTACCACCAGTTACTTCCGTTTCCACCTTTTGAAAGACGAAGACGATAACAAATTTGTTGATTGCGCCATCGCCGCTAACGCCGACTTCATTGTAACCCACGACAAAGATTTTAAGATTTTGGAAAAGATCGAATTCCCCAAAGTTAAGGTAATCGATACAGAGGCTTTTTTTTCTGCCGTTGAATGA
- a CDS encoding type II toxin-antitoxin system PemK/MazF family toxin, with the protein MQFKIILVPFPFDGLSGKKVRSALCLTEEISHYNHVVIAFITSQISKAWESSDIILSSTDSDFKHTGLKVDSAIRLHRLVTIPEKIMLRELGKLPSNQEIAVKDKLRQLFKL; encoded by the coding sequence ATGCAGTTTAAAATTATTCTGGTTCCCTTTCCTTTTGATGGCCTTTCAGGAAAAAAGGTCCGGTCTGCGCTTTGCCTGACAGAGGAAATCAGTCACTATAACCACGTTGTGATCGCCTTTATTACCAGTCAAATTTCGAAGGCATGGGAATCATCTGATATTATCCTCTCTTCCACGGATTCCGATTTTAAGCATACTGGACTTAAAGTTGATTCGGCAATAAGATTACACCGCCTGGTTACCATCCCCGAAAAGATTATGCTGAGAGAACTGGGTAAACTTCCTTCTAACCAAGAAATAGCCGTAAAAGATAAATTACGGCAACTCTTCAAGCTCTAA
- a CDS encoding XisI protein, translated as MEKIKQYEKIVLEILQNEVIERPQSAVKDLVITDNKTHHYQLIRTGWEDNQRFAYTIIFHFHIEANGKIWLLQNNTDIPITDELLKRDVPASDIVLGFHPPEYRQYTGFAAA; from the coding sequence ATGGAAAAAATAAAGCAATACGAAAAAATAGTCCTGGAAATACTTCAGAATGAGGTGATAGAACGCCCCCAATCCGCCGTAAAAGACCTTGTCATCACCGACAACAAAACGCACCATTATCAGTTAATCAGAACAGGTTGGGAAGACAACCAGCGATTTGCATATACCATCATCTTCCATTTTCATATCGAAGCAAACGGCAAGATTTGGCTATTGCAAAACAATACGGATATACCCATTACCGATGAGTTGCTCAAACGGGATGTGCCCGCCTCTGATATTGTCCTGGGATTTCATCCGCCTGAGTACCGGCAGTATACGGGCTTTGCGGCAGCATGA